A single window of Rhinoraja longicauda isolate Sanriku21f chromosome 29, sRhiLon1.1, whole genome shotgun sequence DNA harbors:
- the LOC144607728 gene encoding interferon a3-like — protein sequence MWLHRSWGGHLPRQCWTERRSLKTKPLDLVKLSMGDEAQDRIQIVHQTLHHLRRIYSMNLSSVTWVQARVEHFRLLLDRQLRELEVCVRKPRTRSRARKNATVLKYFRKLRKFLKQKGFSDCAWEITRAETRAHLQQLLLIMATISRDN from the exons ATGTGGCTTCACCGCagttgg GGTGGCCACCTACCCCGACAGTGTTGGACTGAGCGGCGGTCGCTGAAAACCAAGCCCTTGGACCTAGTGAAACTGTCCATGGGGGATGAG GCCCAGGACAGGATCCAGATTGTCCATCAAACACTGCATCACCTCCGTAGGATCTACAGCATGAACCTGAGCTCAGTAACGTGGGTCCAGGCCAGAGTGGAGCACTTCAGGCTTCTCTTGGATCGGCAGCTGAGAGAGCTGGAAGTCTGTGTCAGGAAACCAAGGACACGGTCCAGGGCAAGGAAGAATGCCACAGTTCTTAAATACTTCAGGAAACTGAGAAAGTTTCTGAAACAGAAG GGATTCAGTGACTGTGCCTGGGAAATAACCCGCGCTGAGACCAGGGCACATTTACAACAGCTCCTTCTCATCATGGCAACAATCAGCAGGGATAACTGA
- the LOC144607743 gene encoding interferon alpha-10-like: MALGSVWRVWIVWVLLSGTLSLGCERLQLLQDLNTDTLGKLNEMGCPFPWHCVREKVPLKTQPLKLVNLANGLTALEKIQIVLQTLRQTSEIYSEDSGSVPWPREEVQRFRLLLYRQIRELEECARKPAPESQQRRNIAVHKYFRKLRSFRKHHKFGDCAWEIIRAETRAHLQQILLVTANMRS, translated from the exons ATGGCTTTGGGCAGTGTTTGGAGAGTTTGGATTGTGTGGGTGTTGTTGTCCGGGACCCTGAGCCTGGGCTGTGAGAGGCTGCAGTTACTACAGGATCTCAACACGGACACTCTGGGCAAACTGAATGAAATG GGCTGCCCCTTTCCATGGCATTGTGTCAGAGAGAAGGTCCCTTTGAAAACACAGCCCTTGAAACTGGTGAACCTTGCAAATGGGTTGACG GCTCTGGAGAAGATCCAGATTGTCCTTCAAACACTGAGGCAAACCAGCGAGATCTACAGCGAGGATTCGGGCTCGGTCCCGTGGCCCCGAGAAGAGGTGCAAAGGTTCCGGCTTCTCCTGTATCGGCAGATCAGAGAGCTGGAGGAATGCGCGAGGAAACCAGCGCCGGAATCTCAGCAAAGGAGGAACATTGCTGTTCACAAATACTTTCGGAAACTGCGAAGCTTTCGGAAACATCAT AAATTTGGCGACTGTGCCTGGGAAATTATCCGGGCCGAGACAAGAGCCCATTTACAGCAGATCCTTCTCGTAACGGCGAACATGAGGAGCTGA
- the LOC144607702 gene encoding interferon a3-like, protein MWLQRSWGGHLPRQCWTERRSLKTKPLDLVKLSMGAEAQDRIQIVHQTLHHLRRIYSMNLSSVTWVQATVEHFRLLLDRQLRELEVCVRKPRTWSRARKNATVLKYFRKLRKFLKQKGFSDCAWEITRAETRAHLQQLLLIKATISRDN, encoded by the exons ATGTGGCTTCAACGCagttgg GGTGGCCACCTCCCCCGACAGTGTTGGACTGAGCGGCGGTCGCTGAAAACCAAGCCCTTGGACCTGGTGAAACTGTCCATGGGGGCTGAG GCCCAGGACAGGATCCAGATTGTCCATCAAACACTGCATCACCTCCGCAGGATCTACAGCATGAACCTGAGCTCAGTAACGTGGGTCCAGGCCACAGTGGAACACTTCAGGCTTCTCTTGGATCGGCAGCTGAGAGAGCTGGAAGTCTGTGTCAGGAAACCAAGGACATGGTCCAGGGCAAGGAAGAATGCCACAGTTCTTAAATACTTCAGGAAACTGAGAAAGTTTCTGAAACAGAAG GGATTCAGTGACTGTGCCTGGGAAATAACCCGCGCTGAGACCAGGGCACATTTACAACAGCTCCTCCTCATCAAGGCAACAATCAGCAGGGATAACTGA